Proteins found in one Methanospirillum hungatei JF-1 genomic segment:
- a CDS encoding MoaD/ThiS family protein — protein MKIRYQTYARFVEFFGKEGDIEVIPGTTVQGFLELLTGEDEKKQSLLFDENGTVRRYVIILKNKDRILNEETDSTDLQDGDELIIYPPVSGG, from the coding sequence ATGAAAATTCGTTATCAGACATATGCACGATTTGTTGAATTCTTTGGAAAAGAAGGCGACATTGAAGTTATACCAGGAACAACAGTCCAGGGATTTCTCGAACTCCTTACCGGGGAGGATGAAAAGAAACAATCCCTGCTCTTTGATGAGAACGGAACAGTAAGAAGGTATGTAATTATACTCAAAAACAAAGACCGAATCCTGAACGAAGAGACTGATTCTACAGACCTTCAGGATGGGGATGAACTCATAATCTACCCACCTGTTTCCGGAGGCTAA
- the cysE gene encoding serine O-acetyltransferase — MVLSHLREDIQAIISKDPAAKSVVEILLCYPGLHALLLHRIAHKAWIHDWFLTGRFLSHIARFFTGIEIHPGAIIGRRVVIDHGMGVVIGETAEVGDDVLIYMGVVLGGTALKNVKRHPTIGKGVVIGSGASVLGPIYVGEYAKIGAGAVVVRDVPPGATVVGVPGRIAGLEKYTTQDNIRDSAMPDPTLRVISRLLERQQALEGRIFRLERENALLKGGAELKISGDRDSEVLNALRQVIDPEIGHNIVDVDLIRSITITDTLVKIEMEINCDACPLQDYLIDQASARVRLIPWVSDVEITIIHDPWDWKISQENAEFSSVFEKKL, encoded by the coding sequence ATGGTATTATCTCATTTACGTGAAGACATTCAAGCGATTATATCAAAAGATCCGGCTGCCAAAAGTGTTGTTGAGATTCTCCTCTGTTATCCGGGACTCCATGCATTATTGCTCCACCGTATCGCTCATAAGGCCTGGATTCATGACTGGTTTCTGACCGGGCGGTTCCTGTCACATATTGCCCGCTTTTTTACCGGGATTGAGATTCACCCTGGTGCCATTATTGGCAGACGGGTGGTAATAGATCATGGGATGGGTGTGGTGATTGGGGAAACGGCTGAAGTTGGTGATGATGTTCTTATTTACATGGGGGTAGTTCTTGGTGGAACTGCACTGAAAAATGTAAAACGTCACCCCACAATAGGCAAAGGGGTGGTTATCGGTTCTGGTGCCTCCGTTCTAGGGCCGATTTATGTGGGAGAATATGCAAAGATTGGTGCGGGTGCAGTCGTTGTCCGGGATGTACCTCCAGGTGCTACTGTAGTCGGGGTTCCTGGGCGTATTGCCGGTCTCGAGAAGTACACGACTCAGGACAACATTCGCGATTCTGCTATGCCTGATCCGACCCTCCGGGTTATCAGCAGATTGCTTGAGCGGCAGCAGGCACTTGAGGGCCGCATATTCAGGCTGGAGCGGGAGAATGCGTTGTTGAAAGGCGGAGCAGAACTGAAAATCTCCGGAGATAGGGATTCTGAAGTTCTGAATGCATTAAGGCAGGTAATTGATCCTGAAATCGGGCATAATATCGTGGATGTTGATCTGATCAGATCAATTACGATAACAGACACACTGGTTAAGATAGAAATGGAAATTAACTGCGATGCATGTCCACTTCAGGACTATCTCATAGACCAGGCTTCAGCACGGGTACGCCTCATTCCCTGGGTTTCTGATGTTGAGATAACCATTATTCATGATCCCTGGGACTGGAAGATCTCTCAAGAAAATGCGGAATTCAGTTCGGTATTTGAAAAAAAATTGTAA
- the nifU gene encoding Fe-S cluster assembly scaffold protein NifU, with translation MYSEKVMDHFMNPRNQGEIPDADGVGEVGNPTCGDIMRIFLTVKDNIITDVKFQTFGCGAAVASSSMATELIKGKTLEEAWEVSNKAVAEALEGLPPIKMHCSVLAEEGIHKAINDYRIKNGLEPWEEKGGHTHSHDDLACEE, from the coding sequence ATGTATAGCGAAAAAGTAATGGACCATTTCATGAACCCCCGCAACCAGGGGGAGATACCAGACGCAGACGGTGTCGGAGAAGTAGGAAATCCCACTTGTGGGGATATTATGCGAATTTTTCTCACGGTGAAGGATAATATCATCACCGATGTAAAATTCCAGACCTTTGGGTGTGGAGCAGCAGTTGCATCAAGCAGTATGGCAACCGAACTAATCAAGGGGAAAACCCTTGAAGAAGCCTGGGAAGTATCTAATAAAGCAGTTGCCGAGGCACTTGAGGGACTTCCTCCGATCAAGATGCATTGTTCAGTTCTTGCAGAAGAAGGTATTCACAAAGCCATCAACGATTACCGGATAAAGAACGGATTGGAACCCTGGGAAGAAAAAGGTGGGCATACCCACAGTCATGATGACCTGGCCTGTGAGGAGTAA
- a CDS encoding molybdenum cofactor biosynthesis protein MoaE encodes MIFIQKEPIDTSHLFDLISPETGALVLFAGTVRADGMDHLLFETDIDEAEKELGIIVKEADSRWGPIRAQVTHRYGRMHIGEVIVLIAVAAGHRNEAFLAARYIIDELKTRVPIWKADVFNDKVAWIHGEKE; translated from the coding sequence ATGATATTCATCCAGAAAGAACCAATAGACACCTCACACCTGTTTGATCTTATCTCCCCAGAGACAGGAGCTTTGGTCCTCTTTGCCGGAACAGTCCGGGCTGATGGAATGGATCATCTCCTGTTTGAAACGGATATTGATGAGGCTGAAAAAGAACTTGGAATCATTGTGAAAGAGGCTGATTCAAGGTGGGGCCCTATTCGTGCACAGGTGACTCACCGGTATGGACGGATGCACATAGGCGAGGTAATTGTCCTGATAGCTGTCGCAGCAGGCCACCGGAATGAAGCATTTTTAGCGGCACGATATATCATTGATGAATTAAAAACCCGGGTGCCAATCTGGAAAGCAGACGTCTTCAACGACAAGGTCGCATGGATACATGGAGAAAAAGAATAA
- a CDS encoding TIGR00269 family protein yields the protein MADKKIHCEKCEKPAVYLDREREIHLCSDHLKESVENEVRRYLITKRLPKTLGVAFSGGKDSTALLKVLSEIRSEFPSSIIALTVDEGIEGYRQDTIRAATETCLTLRIPHEIIRFQDLYGHSLDHLVSGSERNACTICGILRRRALEVLAQKHKITMIATGHNQDDHAQTTVMNAISGDVRKIFTGYEPSSWYAQRIKPFARVSEKEVTLYALLSGLFKDLSECPYAVSSLRGEVRTLLYQYEQKHPGAMRNAARCEEEIRERLGEIYQQEAYKTCSICGWPGSGTICQVCMVLGKDTHLQNPMTKEK from the coding sequence ATGGCGGATAAAAAGATACACTGCGAAAAGTGCGAAAAGCCCGCAGTCTACCTTGACCGGGAGCGGGAAATTCATCTCTGCAGTGACCACCTGAAAGAATCTGTAGAGAATGAAGTGCGAAGGTACTTGATAACGAAAAGACTCCCAAAGACACTCGGGGTTGCCTTTTCAGGAGGGAAAGACAGTACCGCCTTACTCAAAGTGTTGAGTGAAATCAGGAGTGAATTCCCCAGTAGTATCATCGCACTAACCGTTGATGAAGGAATAGAGGGATATCGTCAGGATACAATCCGGGCAGCCACAGAAACATGTCTGACACTTAGGATACCCCATGAGATCATCAGGTTTCAGGACCTGTATGGACACTCTCTGGATCATTTGGTATCAGGATCAGAGCGAAATGCCTGCACCATCTGTGGAATCCTTCGCCGTCGGGCACTTGAAGTTCTGGCGCAAAAACATAAGATCACTATGATTGCGACCGGACATAACCAGGATGACCATGCCCAGACCACCGTGATGAATGCCATTTCAGGAGATGTGAGAAAGATCTTTACCGGATATGAACCCTCCTCGTGGTACGCACAACGAATCAAACCATTTGCCAGGGTGAGCGAGAAAGAAGTAACTCTCTACGCTCTCCTGAGCGGATTATTTAAAGATCTGTCGGAGTGCCCATATGCAGTATCTTCACTTCGGGGAGAGGTCAGAACACTCCTGTACCAGTATGAACAAAAACATCCAGGAGCAATGAGAAATGCTGCCCGGTGTGAAGAAGAGATCAGGGAAAGATTAGGAGAAATCTACCAACAGGAAGCATATAAGACCTGTTCAATCTGTGGGTGGCCGGGTTCGGGAACCATCTGCCAGGTGTGTATGGTTCTCGGCAAGGATACTCACCTTCAAAATCCTATGACGAAAGAAAAATAA
- a CDS encoding ABC transporter substrate-binding protein, which yields MTHTFCMKMFFILSVFGLILTSLTVSVFAESQEKSTVSIGYQPSTHQLAFMTAYQKGWYNETLSPIGVSDIKVFNFPTGAPEMQAMLAGDLDFAYVGSAPFVTAVSNGLDAKIIASANTQGSDLVMKKDLPYEKPEDLKGKKIATFPAGTIQDTILREWLQANNIDPVKDVDIKAMGPGDATTAILAGQVDAVFLPHPAPVTIEKENVGRIIVHSGEMEKGHSCCVLVASGDMIRNHPDIVQEVLRLHLKATEYNNEHPDEAAEHMQALTSIDPKAVIQSLDEWDGSFEIDPTKITSSVGTFAKQQSELGYLKCEVSEEALFDLTFWNALNS from the coding sequence ATGACACATACGTTTTGCATGAAAATGTTTTTTATTCTGTCAGTTTTTGGTCTTATTCTGACCTCTCTGACTGTTTCAGTGTTTGCTGAATCACAAGAAAAAAGTACCGTCTCCATTGGATACCAGCCGAGCACTCATCAGCTGGCTTTCATGACTGCGTACCAGAAAGGCTGGTACAATGAAACTCTCTCTCCAATCGGGGTATCAGATATCAAAGTTTTTAATTTCCCGACTGGTGCACCTGAAATGCAGGCAATGCTTGCCGGAGATCTTGACTTTGCATATGTCGGTTCTGCTCCTTTTGTGACCGCAGTATCGAATGGACTTGATGCGAAGATCATCGCATCTGCAAATACCCAGGGCTCAGATCTGGTTATGAAAAAGGATCTACCCTATGAAAAGCCGGAGGATCTGAAAGGCAAAAAGATAGCGACATTCCCTGCAGGTACTATCCAGGATACGATTCTTCGGGAATGGCTGCAGGCCAACAATATTGATCCTGTCAAAGATGTTGACATAAAAGCAATGGGACCAGGGGATGCGACGACTGCAATTCTTGCTGGACAGGTTGACGCGGTATTTCTTCCCCATCCGGCACCGGTGACCATTGAAAAAGAGAATGTAGGCAGGATAATTGTCCATTCTGGTGAAATGGAGAAAGGGCATTCCTGTTGTGTGCTGGTCGCAAGTGGTGATATGATACGGAATCATCCGGATATTGTTCAGGAAGTTCTTCGTCTGCATCTGAAGGCAACTGAGTATAATAATGAGCATCCGGATGAGGCTGCTGAACATATGCAGGCACTGACCAGTATTGATCCAAAGGCCGTAATCCAGTCACTCGACGAGTGGGATGGTTCCTTTGAGATCGATCCGACAAAGATCACTTCATCTGTTGGTACGTTTGCAAAACAGCAGAGTGAACTCGGTTACCTGAAGTGTGAGGTCAGTGAGGAAGCTCTCTTTGATTTGACCTTCTGGAATGCACTCAATTCCTAA
- a CDS encoding MoaD/ThiS family protein, with protein MKLMLPDQSVIEVKVEGRTIETILNSQGIDPLTTLISREDEIIPEDAIPDEEDVIRVIRISHGG; from the coding sequence ATGAAACTTATGCTCCCGGATCAATCAGTGATTGAGGTAAAGGTCGAGGGAAGAACAATCGAGACGATACTAAATAGCCAGGGCATTGATCCGCTGACGACATTGATTTCACGGGAGGACGAGATCATCCCGGAAGATGCCATCCCCGATGAGGAGGATGTCATAAGAGTCATTCGGATCTCCCATGGCGGATAA
- a CDS encoding aminotransferase class V-fold PLP-dependent enzyme produces the protein MEKKNNPDTIQNSIIYANNAATTWPKPPSVLVAVSQAAAGPYLEQGRTTLQDVPDYLFETRRKLANFFNTSDPDAYVFTANATDSLNLLIHGFAAQEKEAFHVITTSFEHNSVIRPLYELQKTGRISVTVIPPNAEGVIDPDDVSGAIRDDTKLGIISHAGNVIGTVQNIKEISRIMDEADTFSIIDGAQSAGQIPVDLSRTVCDAFVFTGHKYLFGVPGTGGFFLKRPDKISPVRQGGTGTDSSSPVQPESMPERFEAGTPNFPGIAGLAAGITFVHDIGIDTIQKKSMGMISDLIQQLQEIKGVSLLHENPQTPLVSFQIPGLDPDDIGYILAKAYRIISRSGLHCAPWIHSRLTEGKGAVRISLSYMNTFEECTQIADAINALCQSV, from the coding sequence ATGGAGAAAAAGAATAATCCTGATACCATTCAGAATTCAATAATTTATGCGAATAATGCTGCAACTACCTGGCCAAAACCACCATCAGTATTAGTCGCGGTATCACAGGCAGCAGCCGGACCCTATCTTGAACAGGGAAGAACCACCTTACAGGATGTACCCGACTACCTGTTCGAAACACGAAGAAAACTTGCCAACTTTTTCAATACCAGCGATCCTGATGCATATGTATTTACCGCAAATGCCACCGATTCACTCAATCTCCTTATTCACGGATTTGCTGCACAGGAGAAAGAAGCATTTCATGTCATTACCACGTCATTTGAGCATAATTCGGTAATCCGCCCTTTGTATGAATTGCAAAAGACGGGCAGGATCTCGGTGACGGTCATTCCTCCGAATGCAGAAGGGGTAATCGATCCTGACGACGTGAGCGGGGCTATACGGGATGATACAAAACTTGGGATCATCTCTCATGCAGGAAATGTAATCGGAACGGTCCAGAATATCAAAGAAATCTCCCGCATCATGGATGAAGCAGACACTTTTTCCATAATTGACGGAGCGCAGAGTGCCGGGCAGATCCCGGTCGATCTCTCAAGGACAGTGTGTGATGCATTTGTCTTTACCGGCCATAAGTATCTTTTTGGAGTTCCAGGAACCGGGGGGTTCTTTCTCAAACGTCCAGACAAGATTTCCCCGGTACGACAGGGAGGGACCGGCACAGATTCTTCCTCACCAGTTCAGCCGGAATCAATGCCTGAACGATTTGAAGCCGGAACACCAAACTTCCCCGGCATAGCAGGACTCGCAGCGGGGATTACATTTGTTCATGACATCGGGATAGACACCATACAAAAGAAGTCTATGGGAATGATCTCTGACCTGATTCAGCAGCTGCAGGAGATCAAAGGAGTATCCTTACTCCATGAAAACCCGCAGACCCCCCTTGTTTCGTTTCAGATTCCCGGGCTCGATCCTGATGATATCGGGTACATCCTTGCAAAAGCATACCGGATCATCTCAAGAAGTGGCCTGCACTGTGCACCGTGGATTCACTCCCGCCTTACAGAGGGAAAAGGGGCGGTGCGTATCAGTTTGTCATACATGAACACCTTTGAGGAGTGTACTCAGATCGCTGATGCAATAAACGCACTATGCCAGTCAGTATAA
- the nifS gene encoding cysteine desulfurase NifS: MASQKSIYMDHSATTATDSAVVEAMLPWFSINYGNPSSLYRLARESKAAIEDARKKVANAIGAKSEEIYFTSGGTESDNWALKGTAFALQKKGNHIITSAIEHHAILHTCQYLEKHGFQVTYLPVDEFGQVRIEDLRAAITDKTILVSVMFANNEIGTIQPIPEIGAFCRERGILFHTDAVQVIGNLPVDVAAMNIDLLSLSAHKFYGPKGIGALYIRKGVRIDNYLHGGGQEHRKRAGTENVPGIVGLGVAIQKAVMDLDVKTSRIRALRDTLLDRILHEIPNTRLNGHRTMRLPGNLNVSFEFIEGESLLLLLDHAGIAASTGSACSSGSLEPSHVLLAIGLPAEVAHGSLRLTLGVQNTEEDVSYACDEIKKAVERLRAMSPLYADYLKKRSCNV; this comes from the coding sequence ATGGCCAGTCAAAAGAGCATTTACATGGATCACAGTGCCACTACTGCCACTGATTCAGCAGTTGTAGAGGCCATGCTCCCTTGGTTCTCGATCAATTATGGAAATCCCTCTTCCCTGTACCGTCTTGCACGAGAATCCAAAGCCGCGATCGAGGATGCACGAAAAAAGGTTGCAAACGCCATCGGAGCGAAATCTGAAGAGATATACTTTACCTCCGGAGGGACCGAATCAGATAACTGGGCACTAAAAGGTACTGCATTTGCCCTTCAAAAGAAAGGAAACCATATCATCACTTCTGCTATTGAGCACCATGCAATCCTGCATACCTGCCAATATCTCGAGAAACATGGCTTTCAGGTCACCTATCTTCCGGTTGACGAGTTCGGACAGGTCCGTATAGAGGATCTCAGGGCAGCGATCACTGATAAGACCATTCTGGTCTCGGTGATGTTTGCCAATAATGAGATCGGCACCATTCAGCCCATTCCGGAGATCGGAGCGTTCTGCAGAGAACGGGGCATTCTTTTCCATACCGATGCAGTCCAGGTGATTGGCAATCTCCCTGTTGATGTTGCAGCGATGAACATTGATCTGTTATCACTCTCTGCTCACAAGTTTTACGGGCCAAAAGGAATAGGAGCGCTCTATATCAGGAAAGGAGTCCGTATCGATAATTACCTTCATGGAGGCGGACAGGAACACAGGAAACGGGCAGGTACAGAAAATGTTCCCGGGATTGTAGGTCTTGGCGTTGCAATCCAGAAAGCAGTTATGGATCTGGATGTAAAAACATCACGGATACGAGCCCTTCGCGATACGTTACTCGATCGGATTCTCCATGAGATTCCAAATACCCGTCTGAACGGGCACCGGACCATGCGACTCCCAGGGAACTTGAACGTCAGCTTTGAGTTTATCGAGGGTGAATCATTATTGCTACTCCTTGACCATGCCGGTATCGCTGCATCGACCGGTAGTGCCTGTTCCTCAGGATCACTTGAGCCCTCACATGTATTACTCGCGATAGGTCTCCCGGCAGAGGTTGCCCATGGGTCCCTGCGGCTCACCCTTGGAGTGCAAAATACAGAAGAGGACGTGAGCTACGCATGTGATGAAATTAAAAAAGCGGTCGAACGTTTGAGAGCGATGTCACCACTCTATGCTGATTACCTGAAAAAGAGGTCATGCAATGTATAG
- the fdhD gene encoding formate dehydrogenase accessory sulfurtransferase FdhD: protein MYEILPCYGEEDGVYTARTHEVIIEERYTIWVNGRKILNAMTSPTRLEEFVIGYLVTEGIISHCQEIDSLQIEGNQIRVLTIHRAHIRSGTKTVLSGCGGDSSYLDPARLPDITSDFQISGERIHATIKKILDSDLHRLTGGIHVVGLAGIDGVHTVAEDIGRHNALDRVIGYALQHDIDLSHCYAVISGRISSEMARKCLVANIPLIVSRGATTTLAIHLAQGKGLTIIGFVRGRKMNIYTHPERIPGIEIVK, encoded by the coding sequence ATGTATGAAATACTTCCCTGTTATGGAGAAGAGGATGGCGTTTACACAGCACGGACTCATGAAGTGATTATTGAAGAGCGGTATACCATCTGGGTCAATGGCAGGAAGATCCTGAACGCCATGACCAGTCCGACCAGGCTTGAGGAATTTGTCATTGGGTATCTGGTGACGGAAGGAATCATCTCTCACTGCCAGGAGATTGACTCACTGCAGATTGAAGGAAACCAGATCAGAGTACTCACCATTCACCGGGCACACATCCGCAGTGGAACTAAGACGGTCCTCTCAGGATGCGGGGGAGACAGTTCATACCTTGATCCGGCCAGGCTCCCGGACATCACTTCAGATTTTCAGATATCCGGAGAGAGAATTCATGCGACAATAAAAAAAATTCTGGATTCAGACCTTCACCGGTTGACAGGGGGTATTCATGTAGTCGGACTTGCCGGTATTGATGGAGTCCATACCGTTGCAGAAGATATTGGTAGACATAATGCTCTTGACCGGGTGATAGGCTATGCCCTGCAGCATGACATTGACTTATCACACTGTTATGCAGTAATATCAGGGCGGATATCTTCAGAGATGGCACGAAAATGCCTGGTCGCGAACATCCCGCTTATCGTATCCAGGGGAGCGACAACAACCCTCGCCATCCATCTTGCACAGGGCAAAGGACTTACCATCATCGGATTTGTCCGGGGAAGAAAAATGAACATCTATACACATCCGGAACGGATACCCGGGATAGAAATCGTTAAATAA
- a CDS encoding cysteine desulfurase, producing MNIQTIREDIPLTRDLIYFDNASTSLMPSSVTRIMEDYETSFRSNVGRGVHRLSQVSSQLYWDAHEKVKAFIGGTDGVSIFGKNCTEGINQVAYGLRLNPGDHVITSVLEHHSNILPWMHLRKQGISVDFVRPDAEGYLHPQSFSELIQKETRLITFTHVSNVTGTIQPAKEICSISHDHDIKTLLDGAQSVPHIPVDVSDIGCDYLSFSGHKMLGPTGTGVLWMKEPDLEPFILGGGSIKSVTTSEYTLEDGYMKYEAGTPHITGAVGLREAIRILNHVGMRSVQEHELSLTRDIIHGLSHIPGVTLYGPKGTDSRLGVVSFTIEGQHPHESAHLLDDQYDIMVRSGHHCCMPLMDHFAIPDGTVRASLYLYNTREEVKKFLEAVTEISEGI from the coding sequence ATGAATATACAGACGATTCGGGAAGATATACCGCTCACTCGGGATCTTATTTATTTTGATAATGCATCTACCAGCCTGATGCCATCATCAGTAACGCGGATTATGGAGGATTATGAGACTTCATTCAGATCAAATGTAGGAAGAGGGGTTCACCGTCTCTCCCAGGTGAGTTCACAACTCTATTGGGATGCACATGAGAAGGTAAAAGCATTCATTGGTGGAACAGACGGGGTTAGTATTTTTGGAAAAAACTGCACTGAAGGGATAAACCAGGTCGCGTATGGCCTCCGACTGAATCCGGGGGATCATGTAATCACATCAGTCCTGGAGCATCATTCCAACATACTCCCATGGATGCACCTGCGAAAACAGGGTATCAGCGTGGACTTTGTCAGGCCTGATGCAGAGGGATATCTGCACCCCCAGTCCTTTTCAGAACTCATTCAAAAGGAGACCAGACTTATTACCTTCACCCACGTTTCAAATGTAACAGGAACCATCCAGCCGGCAAAAGAGATATGTTCTATCTCTCATGACCATGATATAAAAACCCTGCTAGACGGTGCACAGTCCGTACCCCATATTCCGGTTGACGTATCAGATATTGGGTGCGATTATCTCTCATTCTCCGGCCATAAGATGCTTGGGCCAACCGGAACTGGTGTCCTCTGGATGAAAGAGCCAGACCTGGAACCATTTATTCTGGGTGGCGGGAGCATCAAATCGGTAACGACCAGCGAATACACGTTGGAAGACGGTTATATGAAATATGAAGCAGGTACCCCTCACATAACCGGAGCAGTGGGCCTTCGAGAAGCCATAAGAATTCTAAACCATGTTGGGATGAGATCTGTTCAGGAACATGAATTATCCCTGACACGGGATATAATACACGGGCTTTCTCATATACCCGGAGTTACATTGTACGGACCAAAAGGAACAGACTCACGTCTTGGTGTTGTCTCTTTTACTATCGAGGGTCAGCATCCGCATGAATCAGCCCATCTGCTGGATGATCAATATGACATCATGGTTCGATCCGGTCATCATTGCTGTATGCCATTGATGGATCATTTCGCGATCCCGGATGGAACGGTCAGGGCAAGCCTGTATCTCTATAATACAAGAGAAGAAGTTAAAAAATTTCTAGAAGCGGTGACAGAAATCTCGGAGGGTATCTGA
- the nadA gene encoding quinolinate synthase NadA, translating into MTYIRHTESEIQSLKEDITALKREKDAIILAHNYQRPEIYDIADKIGDSLELSLAARDARAECIIFCGVDFMAETAKILSPDARVYLPAEDTQCPMAHMVSESDIFSLKEQYPDADVVSYVNTSASTKALSDICCTSANAIEIVRSCASDQVIFLPDQNLASYVQRFSDKLIIPGRGNCYVHDRITPIMVDNMRAFHWNAPFIAHPECRPEVIDIADAVCSTSGMIAYCQDHPAETFIIGTENGMIERLKREIPEKRFYAVGGICTPMKQTTLDAVKDSLLSGAGEVTLEKSLIYTARGALERMLQISGRKKNIPCRQMKKSGPGIIIRK; encoded by the coding sequence ATGACATATATTCGACATACAGAATCTGAAATCCAATCTCTCAAAGAGGATATTACCGCCTTAAAAAGAGAAAAAGATGCAATTATTCTGGCACACAATTATCAAAGGCCTGAAATCTATGATATAGCAGATAAGATTGGAGATTCCCTTGAGTTATCACTTGCCGCCCGTGATGCCCGGGCCGAATGTATCATTTTTTGTGGTGTTGATTTTATGGCAGAGACGGCAAAAATTCTCTCTCCGGATGCAAGAGTATACCTTCCGGCAGAAGACACTCAGTGTCCTATGGCACATATGGTATCTGAATCTGATATTTTTTCTTTGAAAGAGCAGTACCCGGATGCCGACGTTGTGTCGTATGTCAACACCTCGGCATCCACGAAAGCTCTGTCAGATATCTGCTGCACATCGGCGAATGCCATTGAGATAGTCCGTTCATGTGCATCAGATCAGGTTATTTTTCTTCCGGATCAAAATCTGGCCTCCTACGTCCAGCGGTTTTCAGATAAATTAATCATTCCCGGAAGAGGGAATTGTTATGTCCATGATCGGATTACACCGATAATGGTAGATAATATGCGAGCATTTCATTGGAATGCCCCATTTATTGCCCATCCGGAATGCAGACCCGAAGTAATTGATATCGCCGATGCAGTCTGTTCAACAAGTGGAATGATTGCATACTGCCAGGATCATCCTGCAGAAACTTTTATCATCGGGACTGAAAATGGTATGATCGAACGTTTAAAGCGTGAAATTCCTGAAAAGCGATTTTATGCTGTCGGGGGGATCTGCACCCCCATGAAACAGACAACCCTGGATGCTGTAAAAGATTCACTCCTGTCTGGTGCTGGAGAAGTTACTCTGGAAAAATCTCTGATTTATACGGCACGTGGAGCTCTTGAACGAATGCTCCAGATATCAGGAAGAAAGAAAAATATCCCGTGCCGACAGATGAAGAAGAGTGGGCCCGGTATAATTATTCGGAAATGA